In Lycium ferocissimum isolate CSIRO_LF1 chromosome 11, AGI_CSIRO_Lferr_CH_V1, whole genome shotgun sequence, a single genomic region encodes these proteins:
- the LOC132038479 gene encoding uncharacterized protein LOC132038479 → MSRSSETSNFAIEPDVCECDRYCKLKTSRTEENPGRHFWRCKVLEDMGDYKHLCWEDSILVDKMAAAKIKKPLVDRDTATSRISRDTVKFDLQFKLMEAKEKIDLLEVLLKEFKEK, encoded by the exons ATGTCTCGAAGCTCTGAAACGTCAAACTTTGCTATAGAACCTGATGTTTGTGAATGTGATCGTTATTGTAAGCTAAAAACATCAAGGACCGAAGAAAATCCAGGGCGTCATTTTTGGCGTTGTAAAGTGCtcgaa gatatgggcgATTACAAACATCTTTGTTGGGAAGATAGCATTCTCGTGGATAAAATGGCGGCGGCGAAGATTAAAAAGCCTCTTGTTGATAGAGATACTGCAACTTCACGTATCTCAAGAGATACCGTAAAATTTGACTTGCAATTTAAGCTTATGGAAGCTAAAGAAAAGATTGACCTTTTGGAGGTCTTGCTAAAagaattcaaagaaaaataa